GGCCTGTGGAGAATTGCTCCATCGCATGAAGCGTCCCGGCGATGCGGAGGGCGTAGCCGTATGCCTTAGGAAGGAAGCCGCGGAAGGTCGGAGGAAGGTCAGCCCGTTGCACGTCCAGGGCGTTGCGCCACTCGAAGAAGCGTTCTTGTGCATCACTGGTCAGGGTCAGCAAGTGAGGCTCCTGCTGCCCGTCCGCCCAATCCAGGGCCATTCCCAGCATGGAGGCCCACGCTTCTCTGTATTCGTCAGTCCAACTTTCGGAGGTCAGTTCATGGTGCATGGAGGACTCGAAGGTGAACAGACAACGGAAAACCGTACCGTCCTCGATGTACTGGCCACCTGCGCCCCCAAACACCTGACGGAAGATGCCCGGTTGAATGCCACCGCATACTTGAACTCTCGCCCCCTGGATGAACACGCTTCCCCTGGCGCGGGTCACACGAGCGGGTTTGCCGTCATGGAGGCAAAGCCAGCTCTCCCGATCAGTACCGCCCTTTGCCCGGTACTGATTCTGTCCCGATATGAGCGCGGAAAGCTCGCTCAGGAGAACGGCCAAACCGCCGCTCTCATGGCCGTCTAGGTCTGAATGGATGCCCTCCAGGGTCAAGTTTGTGGTAAAGTAACCGCGAGGACTACGTGGGGGAATCATACCTTGCCTGTCTTTGGGACTCATCTTTGCCCATTCGTCTTGCTCGTCTTTGAACCGCTCGTGTTCGCTGGCCTGCCGCTTGGTCAATTCGTTGGCCATCTCCCACATAGGGGCCGTCTTACCCGCGCCAGAATCCCTGATGTCACAAGCCCAGAAAACCAACGGCTCCCTCCATGACGCCTTTGCAACCACGTCCACCTTGCGGCCCAATGCTGCGGCCATCAGGCATATGGCCTGGGCAGGTAATGGTGTTGCCGACGTAGCGCAGGACCGGGCCAACTGTTTGAGGCTTGAGGCGATAGTCAGGGGCAACGCCTCCCACGGGAAGGGAACACGCGGGAACAAGTCCCTGGCGAGCCTCCAGGATTCACTTTCAGGGGCGAAGGGAAGCAAGTTTCCCGGACCGTCCTGAGGTATCCTGACAGATTTCTCCGGTCCCTTGCTCTCTACGAAACCTTTCGGAAAAGCGTTTACCTGCCCACTCTCTTTGGGCGGTTGGGCCTCGGCCAGTTGCGCCTTGACGGCCTCCAAGCCTTGAGAAGCGGCCATGTCGTTAAAGTCGGTCCCGGCTGCCTGGTTCGCAAACAATGGAGCGGCCACGAACCCGTTGACCTTCCGAGCGGCTTCGGTTGCCTTGGTCAAGCCAGGGTTGCCTTCTGTCTCGCGGTCATCGTCGGCACACAAGATGATTTCACGATCCGGGTATTTCTCCCTCGCCATAACCGCCACGGCCTCAAGATTCCCGGCGTTGAAAGCGGCTAAAACCGTTTCACCTGTTGCTGTGTGAATTGTCGCGGCAGTGGCAATGCCTTCTGCAATATGGAGTGGCCCTGTGCCGCCTTTGAGTGCAATAAAGCCGCCTGCGATTTTCCCACCGGTCAAAAAGCGCTTGCTACCATCAGGGCTGATAAATTGGACCGACATGACCACGCCGATTTCGTCATAAACGGGAACAACGAGACGCCCATCTTTCGATATGCGCAGGCCGTCCACTGTCACGCCTTTACGCACCAAATACGGATGATTCGTAGGGGCAGGAAGGCAAGCGTTCAAAATGCTTTGTGCTTTCTTTCTGGCCTCGGCATGGCGCTTGGCCGTTTCTTCCTCTCTGGCTGCCTTGTCGCGCTCAATCCTGGCCTTGAGTGCTTGGCGTTCCACCTTGGTCAGCGACTTTTCGTTCTTAGCGGTCCAGGTTTCGATCAATCCAGTGCGCCAATTCCCAAATGAACCGGAAGCCGGGTAATCCTCATAGAAGATATA
The nucleotide sequence above comes from Desulfovibrio inopinatus DSM 10711. Encoded proteins:
- a CDS encoding DUF3987 domain-containing protein, with protein sequence MRTPLTEFENILHDAGLVPGEVIPDGVLHRCGTSEKPACKNGWYIFYEDYPASGSFGNWRTGLIETWTAKNEKSLTKVERQALKARIERDKAAREEETAKRHAEARKKAQSILNACLPAPTNHPYLVRKGVTVDGLRISKDGRLVVPVYDEIGVVMSVQFISPDGSKRFLTGGKIAGGFIALKGGTGPLHIAEGIATAATIHTATGETVLAAFNAGNLEAVAVMAREKYPDREIILCADDDRETEGNPGLTKATEAARKVNGFVAAPLFANQAAGTDFNDMAASQGLEAVKAQLAEAQPPKESGQVNAFPKGFVESKGPEKSVRIPQDGPGNLLPFAPESESWRLARDLFPRVPFPWEALPLTIASSLKQLARSCATSATPLPAQAICLMAAALGRKVDVVAKASWREPLVFWACDIRDSGAGKTAPMWEMANELTKRQASEHERFKDEQDEWAKMSPKDRQGMIPPRSPRGYFTTNLTLEGIHSDLDGHESGGLAVLLSELSALISGQNQYRAKGGTDRESWLCLHDGKPARVTRARGSVFIQGARVQVCGGIQPGIFRQVFGGAGGQYIEDGTVFRCLFTFESSMHHELTSESWTDEYREAWASMLGMALDWADGQQEPHLLTLTSDAQERFFEWRNALDVQRADLPPTFRGFLPKAYGYALRIAGTLHAMEQFSTGRNPGNVLSLEEIERAILVVHFYLGQAVDALQLLLGDGEGAAPAEVSSRTILLAQVLEGSRSQVDNGRLAVGFIKEAYNATAKPEERLSPHAMGALLRSCGLTVSNGKHNANGRRCVSCLQWDERTDLFLKQSLHSLTYLPSKEQCGLAEAELDPPESDLSAWNEMTDGPTADKSDYADMKSAAGNPHEYRGSRQVRQSRFPFGDITDRTAAEVCQERGPSVPTNSHGELWNGPAEVEI